One genomic region from Vibrio cyclitrophicus encodes:
- a CDS encoding YceI family protein: MKKLISTLGLFYAVISAQSFAESGYTLDSELSNITFATIKKQFVVEPASIKASSGGLTKDGQFSIMLDLKSLSTGIAIRDQRLNELYFESMTFPEVKIAGKIDPSILSSDPQNTTISAEVTLHGMTKKIDFPVVVIPTDGFVMVNSASTIIVNGADFGISTDNLNKLSATVGGLALSDKIPLSFNLIFEK; encoded by the coding sequence ATGAAAAAACTAATCTCTACGCTCGGTCTCTTTTATGCCGTTATCTCCGCTCAATCTTTCGCGGAAAGCGGCTACACGTTAGATTCAGAATTATCAAATATCACCTTCGCAACCATTAAAAAGCAGTTTGTTGTTGAGCCCGCGTCGATCAAAGCGTCATCAGGAGGGCTCACAAAAGATGGCCAGTTTTCTATAATGTTGGACCTAAAGAGCCTAAGCACTGGCATAGCGATTCGTGACCAAAGACTCAATGAACTCTACTTTGAATCCATGACTTTCCCTGAGGTGAAGATAGCCGGGAAAATTGACCCATCAATACTTTCTAGCGATCCGCAAAACACGACCATCTCAGCCGAAGTCACTTTACATGGTATGACAAAGAAAATTGATTTCCCTGTTGTTGTAATTCCGACGGACGGTTTTGTTATGGTCAATTCTGCTTCTACCATCATTGTAAACGGCGCTGATTTTGGAATATCGACAGATAACCTAAACAAGCTTTCAGCGACGGTTGGCGGATTAGCCCTTTCAGACAAGATCCCATTAAGTTTCAATCTTATCTTCGAGAAATAG
- a CDS encoding NADH:flavin oxidoreductase/NADH oxidase family protein, whose amino-acid sequence MNSINLSKPFTLSNGQIIKNRLFKSAMSEQLGDKQHNPKTGLTTLYQRWAEGGIGLSMTGNVMVDRNALGEPSNVVLDEQSDLTIFRDWASAGKQNDSQIWMQLNHPGKQIPKFLCDQPVAPSAISLERGLEKGFNTPRALTDSEIHEVINKFALSAKLAKQAGFTGVQIHGAHGYLVSQFLSSRHNQRDDKWGGSLGNRLRFVLEVYRAIRKEVGNDFPVGIKLNSADFMKGGFTEEESMQVVQTLSSDGIDLIEISGGTYESPSMMGSKNKTPPLKASTLKREAYFMDYMMKVRKLVDTPLVVTGGFRTAPAMNDALQTFATDFIGIARTMAVDPDFPNRLIKDPNHGMPLTVPTTGKPTLDKMAMVGLVWYEHQMWRIAAGKNADPQLSALSVVIKTILSAGWHAFKKRRA is encoded by the coding sequence ATGAATTCGATCAACCTCAGCAAACCGTTCACCCTTTCCAACGGCCAAATCATCAAAAATCGACTCTTCAAATCAGCGATGAGTGAACAACTTGGCGACAAACAGCATAACCCTAAGACTGGTTTAACAACCCTTTATCAGCGTTGGGCTGAAGGTGGCATCGGTTTATCCATGACAGGTAACGTGATGGTTGATAGAAATGCACTTGGTGAACCTAGCAACGTCGTCTTGGACGAGCAAAGTGACCTCACCATCTTTCGTGATTGGGCTAGTGCCGGAAAGCAAAACGACTCTCAGATATGGATGCAGCTAAACCATCCTGGTAAACAGATCCCTAAATTCCTTTGTGACCAGCCTGTCGCCCCTTCAGCTATCTCTTTAGAGCGCGGATTAGAGAAAGGCTTTAACACCCCACGAGCACTAACAGACTCAGAAATACATGAAGTAATTAATAAGTTTGCCTTAAGCGCAAAATTGGCAAAACAGGCAGGATTTACTGGCGTGCAAATTCATGGTGCTCATGGTTACCTTGTGAGTCAATTCTTATCCTCAAGACACAATCAGCGCGACGATAAATGGGGTGGTTCATTAGGGAACCGACTCAGATTCGTGCTCGAAGTCTACCGTGCGATCCGTAAAGAAGTAGGTAATGACTTTCCTGTGGGGATTAAGCTCAACAGTGCTGATTTCATGAAAGGTGGCTTCACTGAAGAAGAGTCGATGCAAGTTGTACAAACGCTCAGTAGCGACGGTATCGACTTAATTGAAATATCCGGTGGCACATATGAAAGCCCTTCGATGATGGGGTCTAAAAATAAAACCCCACCTTTAAAGGCAAGTACATTGAAGCGCGAGGCCTACTTTATGGATTACATGATGAAGGTGAGAAAGCTTGTAGATACACCTTTGGTGGTCACTGGTGGCTTTCGAACAGCACCAGCAATGAACGACGCGTTACAAACCTTTGCGACTGACTTTATTGGAATTGCACGAACCATGGCGGTTGACCCAGACTTCCCCAATCGATTGATAAAAGATCCAAACCACGGCATGCCGTTAACTGTGCCAACGACAGGCAAGCCAACACTAGATAAAATGGCGATGGTTGGACTGGTTTGGTACGAGCATCAAATGTGGCGTATTGCCGCAGGAAAAAATGCAGATCCTCAGTTAAGTGCGCTTAGTGTAGTCATAAAAACGATTCTCAGTGCTGGCTGGCACGCCTTTAAGAAGCGCAGAGCCTAA
- a CDS encoding methyl-accepting chemotaxis protein, whose protein sequence is MFKKLSLKNKLAISASMAIILGGILVEALSFRASLQRLDVEVAQRLEGTSASYNQYVSDWILSKERALTSLSKESKQESLVTHLKQVRDSASFDNVFLAFPDGSQKNANGVVLPPGNDDPRQWGWYTNAVANPSKVFMDNPTVAAATGANVVSLGTAMQLHGQQVVLGADVEITDILNSLEKVILPGEGYMFIATNKGTVYTHPDTKLLNKDISSLGLDFSDVQKALASRKDISIELNGTDYVLYASAIEGTNLITVSVVNHNSLVAPLFDAVMGQVLVTLLVVIVCTVLFNLLCTILFRPLNHVSKALAQIANGSGDLTQRIHVENQDEVGELANNFNTFVGSLQQLIGHIRGQSEQLNSQSEQSTQRANRSVNELNHQQQEITMVATAVTEMASATQEIASHAEQTAKAAQDSATSTNSGHALVVDTKGSINNLANEVNEAGNVISELNKHAQEISTVLATIQGIAEQTNLLALNAAIEAARAGEQGRGFAVVADEVRVLSQRTHSSTEEIKSTIDILQKTTGQAVELMESSSKLALHSVEDADRASHALEEINTAVALISDMATQIATAAEEQTHVTGEITQNITTIKDVTDHLVVGAQDSLAESNELKNQAAGLSDKVATFKLA, encoded by the coding sequence ATGTTCAAGAAACTCTCGCTTAAGAATAAGTTAGCGATCTCAGCTAGCATGGCCATCATCCTGGGGGGGATTTTGGTCGAAGCTCTATCTTTTCGTGCTTCATTACAACGACTTGATGTTGAAGTTGCACAACGTTTAGAAGGCACGTCGGCATCTTACAATCAATATGTTTCGGATTGGATCTTATCTAAAGAGCGCGCGCTGACTTCTCTTTCGAAAGAATCAAAACAAGAAAGTTTGGTAACTCACCTTAAACAAGTTCGTGATTCCGCATCTTTTGATAATGTGTTCTTGGCCTTTCCGGATGGCTCACAAAAGAACGCGAACGGAGTGGTACTGCCACCGGGTAATGATGACCCTCGCCAATGGGGTTGGTACACAAACGCGGTAGCGAACCCAAGTAAAGTCTTCATGGACAATCCAACGGTGGCCGCTGCGACGGGCGCTAATGTTGTTTCACTAGGAACCGCAATGCAATTGCATGGTCAACAAGTGGTGTTAGGTGCAGATGTTGAGATTACCGACATTCTTAACAGCCTTGAAAAAGTGATTCTTCCTGGTGAAGGGTATATGTTTATCGCGACCAACAAGGGCACGGTCTACACTCACCCAGACACTAAGTTACTGAACAAAGATATTAGCTCGCTAGGATTGGACTTTTCGGATGTACAAAAAGCGCTAGCGAGTAGAAAAGATATAAGTATTGAGTTGAATGGCACTGATTACGTGCTTTATGCAAGCGCGATTGAGGGAACCAACCTGATTACGGTTAGCGTGGTGAACCATAATTCGTTGGTAGCGCCACTGTTTGATGCAGTGATGGGGCAAGTTTTGGTGACGTTACTGGTTGTTATTGTATGTACTGTGTTGTTTAACCTGTTGTGTACGATTCTATTCCGTCCACTTAACCATGTTTCGAAAGCCTTGGCACAAATTGCCAATGGTAGTGGTGATTTAACTCAGCGTATTCATGTTGAAAACCAAGACGAAGTCGGCGAGTTAGCCAATAACTTCAATACGTTTGTTGGTAGTTTACAGCAGTTGATTGGTCATATTCGTGGTCAATCAGAACAACTCAACAGCCAATCAGAGCAAAGTACTCAGCGTGCGAACCGTTCGGTGAACGAGCTCAATCACCAACAACAAGAAATCACGATGGTCGCGACAGCTGTGACAGAAATGGCTAGTGCAACGCAAGAGATTGCCTCACACGCAGAACAAACCGCAAAAGCAGCGCAAGACTCAGCGACGAGCACCAACAGTGGTCACGCTCTGGTAGTCGACACCAAAGGTTCGATCAATAACTTAGCTAATGAGGTGAACGAAGCGGGTAATGTAATCAGTGAACTGAACAAACATGCTCAAGAGATCTCGACGGTATTGGCAACGATCCAAGGCATTGCCGAACAAACCAACTTACTTGCTTTGAATGCTGCGATTGAAGCGGCTCGCGCTGGTGAACAAGGGCGTGGTTTTGCGGTAGTAGCTGATGAAGTGCGGGTGCTTTCGCAGCGTACTCATTCTTCGACTGAAGAGATTAAATCGACGATTGATATTCTGCAGAAAACTACAGGCCAAGCCGTTGAACTAATGGAGAGTAGTTCTAAGCTCGCATTGCATTCAGTAGAAGATGCCGATAGAGCTTCGCATGCCCTGGAAGAGATCAACACGGCTGTAGCTTTGATAAGCGATATGGCGACGCAAATTGCAACCGCAGCGGAAGAACAAACACACGTGACGGGTGAGATTACTCAAAACATAACGACCATCAAGGATGTGACTGACCACTTGGTTGTGGGTGCACAAGACAGTTTGGCTGAGTCTAACGAACTTAAGAACCAAGCTGCTGGCCTAAGTGACAAAGTAGCAACGTTTAAGCTTGCTTAA
- a CDS encoding DUF1826 domain-containing protein produces MNAVLTKPLATNSNQPPNISSAVSIKDQASHNAGSSASEQPTVLADIYQSNINIAIWQRNFDQELTGEISEFIALNPNFSKSINLSPENAYEKLEFATDGTASKALLGNMVELVDMFCCLFELEEVGLRLAVLNQAMCPRFHFDQVPCRLVTTYHGTATQWLPNYAVDRSKLGRGSNGQPDSASGLYSHESDIQELSSGDVALLKGERWGGNENAGLVHRSPVTAPDETRLLLTLDFG; encoded by the coding sequence ATGAATGCCGTTTTAACGAAGCCTTTGGCAACCAATAGCAATCAGCCACCCAACATTAGTTCAGCCGTAAGTATCAAAGATCAAGCGAGTCACAATGCGGGTTCTAGTGCTTCTGAGCAGCCAACTGTATTAGCCGATATCTATCAAAGTAATATCAATATCGCGATTTGGCAGCGTAACTTTGATCAAGAACTAACGGGTGAAATCAGTGAATTTATCGCTTTGAATCCAAACTTCAGTAAATCTATTAACCTGTCACCAGAGAATGCTTATGAGAAGCTAGAGTTTGCGACAGATGGAACGGCTTCAAAGGCTCTGTTAGGTAATATGGTGGAGCTGGTGGATATGTTTTGTTGTTTGTTCGAGCTTGAAGAAGTAGGGCTACGTTTAGCGGTTTTGAATCAAGCGATGTGTCCACGCTTCCATTTTGACCAAGTGCCTTGTCGCCTAGTAACTACCTATCACGGCACTGCAACTCAATGGCTGCCGAACTATGCGGTAGATCGCTCAAAGCTAGGTCGTGGAAGTAACGGGCAACCTGATTCAGCTTCAGGGCTGTACAGTCACGAGTCTGATATTCAGGAACTCTCAAGTGGCGATGTTGCTCTGTTAAAGGGTGAGCGCTGGGGTGGAAACGAAAACGCTGGCCTTGTCCATCGGTCACCAGTCACTGCTCCAGACGAGACGCGGCTATTGTTGACTTTGGATTTTGGTTAG
- a CDS encoding ACT domain-containing protein translates to MTAITDLDILLKSMSPELIEGSYVFCTVDGVLADYVELNPISTFREKEGLTLVLTEDAATQAQLNFEGVFSLITLSVHSSLEAVGLTAAFATKLGSYGISANVIAGYYHDHIFVQKDKADAAMSALREFSEAE, encoded by the coding sequence ATGACCGCCATTACCGATTTAGATATTCTGCTGAAATCGATGTCACCAGAGCTCATTGAAGGTAGCTATGTTTTTTGTACTGTTGACGGAGTGTTAGCTGACTATGTTGAGTTAAACCCGATCTCAACTTTTCGCGAAAAAGAAGGCTTAACGTTGGTATTAACTGAAGACGCTGCGACTCAAGCTCAACTCAATTTTGAAGGCGTGTTTAGCCTTATTACTTTATCCGTACACTCTAGCCTTGAAGCAGTTGGCTTAACGGCTGCTTTTGCTACCAAGCTTGGTTCATATGGCATTAGTGCCAACGTTATTGCGGGTTACTATCACGACCATATCTTCGTTCAAAAAGACAAAGCGGATGCGGCAATGAGCGCACTTAGAGAGTTTTCAGAAGCAGAATAA